The following proteins are co-located in the Desulfovibrio intestinalis genome:
- the pth gene encoding aminoacyl-tRNA hydrolase, giving the protein MDYNGVLVGLGNPGSRYEGTRHNCGFALVDALVDMAQRQGSAESLNGNKFSCELWRIRLNQLDGLWLAAKPQTYMNLSGQSVQPLLAWHKLRPSDLVVAHDELDIAAGELRFKLGGGNAGHNGLKSITELLGTPDFYRLRIGIGRPPHKGDVTNWVLGRPQGEDAERTQQSMSAALDTLFAFADKGLDSALRVARKTAQPRKKNTPEDAPSATSDKN; this is encoded by the coding sequence ATGGACTATAATGGCGTTCTGGTGGGCCTGGGCAATCCGGGTTCCCGTTACGAAGGCACCAGGCACAATTGCGGCTTTGCTCTGGTGGATGCCCTTGTGGACATGGCCCAGCGCCAGGGTTCGGCGGAATCGCTTAATGGCAACAAATTTTCGTGCGAACTGTGGCGCATACGGCTGAATCAGCTCGACGGCCTATGGCTGGCCGCCAAGCCGCAAACCTATATGAATCTCAGCGGGCAAAGTGTGCAGCCCCTTCTGGCCTGGCACAAGTTGCGCCCTTCTGATCTTGTGGTAGCTCATGACGAGCTGGACATCGCGGCAGGAGAGCTGCGCTTCAAGCTTGGCGGAGGCAACGCCGGGCATAATGGGCTCAAATCCATCACAGAACTTCTGGGCACACCGGACTTCTACCGTCTGCGGATAGGCATCGGGCGGCCGCCCCACAAGGGTGACGTGACCAACTGGGTGCTGGGACGGCCGCAGGGCGAAGACGCCGAGCGCACGCAGCAAAGCATGTCTGCGGCTCTGGATACCCTGTTCGCTTTTGCTGACAAGGGGTTGGACAGCGCACTGCGCGTTGCCAGAAAGACGGCGCAGCCACGCAAAAAAAATACACCGGAAGACGCGCCCAGCGCCACCAGTGACAAAAACTAG
- a CDS encoding alpha/beta hydrolase codes for MIDMPADRLLKPPIPDMPLPDVTYHSLRPQGSKASLEFWPKQNAGVILFYPGTMLSPVQYRPLLAALHEAGFAVAALHLTGHGRNNHWTGFTFADLLQDGLAAEQWLRQQGHNAIAVCGHSQGGILTLAHAAASQGLTAAFPITAILPQNDDAIELTRFRRWKNKRRELTARINAVARWLPRLPLPLLSYLSVRRITSGARRIIYNRRYSRLTYPLSFLSSLFSARVANKMHCPLYFFSAINDALFTSETTKATFEQLEAPVKKLFWLPGGGHLAAMNPPLCRFIARHAAAACAGLGLPLQLEKTRHTQGGARYGL; via the coding sequence ATGATTGACATGCCTGCCGATCGACTGTTGAAGCCACCCATACCAGATATGCCACTTCCCGATGTGACCTACCATTCTTTGCGCCCACAGGGCAGCAAGGCAAGCCTGGAATTCTGGCCCAAGCAGAATGCCGGGGTCATATTGTTTTATCCCGGCACCATGCTGTCCCCCGTACAGTACCGCCCTCTTCTTGCGGCGCTGCATGAGGCTGGCTTTGCGGTTGCTGCGCTGCATCTCACCGGGCATGGCCGCAACAATCATTGGACAGGCTTCACTTTTGCCGATCTGCTGCAGGACGGGCTTGCTGCGGAGCAATGGCTGCGGCAACAAGGGCACAACGCCATTGCTGTCTGCGGGCACAGCCAGGGTGGTATTCTGACCTTGGCGCATGCGGCGGCCTCACAAGGGCTTACGGCTGCATTCCCCATTACTGCCATATTGCCCCAAAACGATGACGCCATCGAGCTGACGCGGTTCAGGCGCTGGAAAAACAAACGGCGAGAACTCACGGCGCGCATAAACGCTGTTGCCCGCTGGCTGCCTCGCCTTCCTCTGCCCCTGCTGAGTTATTTGTCCGTAAGGCGCATAACATCTGGAGCAAGGCGCATTATTTACAACAGAAGGTATTCTCGCCTGACCTACCCTCTGAGCTTTTTGTCCAGCCTGTTTTCAGCAAGGGTAGCCAACAAAATGCACTGCCCCCTTTATTTTTTCAGCGCCATCAATGACGCCCTGTTCACTTCAGAGACCACCAAGGCCACTTTTGAACAGCTAGAGGCTCCTGTAAAAAAACTCTTCTGGCTGCCAGGCGGCGGCCATTTGGCTGCTATGAATCCCCCACTGTGTCGGTTTATCGCGCGTCACGCCGCCGCGGCCTGTGCAGGCCTGGGTTTGCCACTACAACTGGAAAAGACGCGTCACACGCAGGGAGGCGCACGCTATGGACTATAA
- a CDS encoding 50S ribosomal protein L25/general stress protein Ctc has product MNIEKTLSVQKREACGKGPSGRLRAEKLIPGVFYTATGENISVQAPALPLEKIYGEMGHTTVFNLEIEDNGQKTMHPVLIWQVQFHPYKRAFTHIDFYGVDLDKEVTVDVPVEFVGTSRGVKLGGRLETYREIVRLCSKPLAMPQKITVDVTDMGINDTITVSDLKLPENVHAIFDQNFALVSVISKGKDEEAEGKDA; this is encoded by the coding sequence ATGAATATTGAAAAGACTTTGAGCGTGCAGAAGCGCGAAGCCTGCGGCAAGGGCCCCAGCGGCCGCCTGCGTGCCGAGAAACTGATTCCTGGCGTGTTCTACACCGCCACTGGCGAGAACATTTCCGTGCAGGCTCCCGCACTGCCCCTTGAAAAGATCTACGGTGAAATGGGCCACACCACGGTGTTCAACCTCGAAATCGAGGACAACGGCCAGAAGACCATGCATCCTGTGCTCATCTGGCAGGTGCAGTTTCACCCCTACAAGCGCGCTTTCACCCACATCGACTTCTACGGCGTTGATCTGGACAAGGAAGTCACCGTTGACGTGCCCGTGGAATTCGTGGGTACCTCGCGCGGCGTGAAGCTTGGCGGCCGCCTTGAAACCTACCGCGAAATCGTGCGCCTGTGCAGCAAGCCTTTGGCCATGCCCCAGAAGATCACCGTTGACGTGACCGATATGGGCATCAACGACACCATCACCGTCTCTGATCTCAAGCTGCCCGAAAACGTGCATGCCATCTTTGATCAGAACTTTGCTCTGGTCAGCGTCATCTCCAAGGGCAAGGACGAAGAAGCTGAAGGCAAAGACGCTTAA